The following are from one region of the Myotis daubentonii chromosome 2, mMyoDau2.1, whole genome shotgun sequence genome:
- the ZBED4 gene encoding zinc finger BED domain-containing protein 4: MDNNQETHPPKGDGDFVSDKINAKIEEEDDGIPNHTLERVDFKTEQEDRKAAGSGDEQVEIREASYSCKPPGKCFPADHEDDYGALFSQYSSTLYDVAMEAVTQSLLSSRSMNSRKKSPAWKHFFISPRDSTKAVCVYCMKEFSRGKNEKDLSTSCLMRHVRRAHPTALIQEEGSVSTLGSISSPALVFPPQPTPLGDLGTILSPIKLVQKIASKIPSSEQVTEQSGSVISSEEVSSDVSISEKYRQEEALVEPPQPLPTPQHDDSAESGPEKSFPLPKSTSGSRRWSAVWKHFYLSPLDSSKAVCIHCMSEFSRGKNGKDLGTSCLIRHMWRAHRAIVLQEKSRGASMPPPYSTPPTLLPALLPPERDPNLVSSSPGNEVQESPSASSSPDQLTEHLQACLKPGDLPMEDVSVLSSSDDVGEASLVSSPEKQQGDGSSPHMVESGVIFQQNQKVMKRLKSEVWHHFSLAPMDSLKAVCRHCSCVISRGKKGDVGTSCLMRHLYRRHPEVVGNQKGFLGASLANPPYNTLASTETSSKLTDLPAVVTKSSPVLFPVHSKKTSKLWNHFSVCSADPTKVVCLHCGRTISRGKKPTNLGTSCLLRHLQRFHGSVLKTDVPKTVLPSPPGVSVPLSAELSGASSFDDTDEKFYDSHPVAKKITSLIAEMIALDLQPYSFVDNVGFNRLLEYLKPQYSLPSPSYFSRTAIPGMYDNVKQIIMSHLKEAESGVVHFTSGIWMSNQTREYLTLTAHWVTFESSIRPHCEDHHCSALLDVSQIDCDYSGNSIQKQLECWWEAWVTSTGLQVGITVTDNPSIGKTLNEGEHSSVQCFSHTVNLIVNEAIKSQRMVQNLLSIARKLCERVLRSHAAKEKLAELQKEYELPPHHLIQDVPSKWNTSFHMLERLIEQKRAINEMSIECNFRELISCDQWEVMKSVCHALKPFDAASREMSSHMSTLSQVIPMIHILNRKIEMLFEETMGIDTMLKSLKEAMVSRLSATLHDPRYIFATLLDPRYKASLFSEEEAEQYKQDLIRELEMLNSTSEDIPVSNGCPPDSPSRDSNGDESLWSLMAKIKKKGPREKMKVPEAMVLSYLEEEVLEHSCDPLTYWNLKKSAWPGLSALAVRFLGCPPSIVPSERLFSTPTENGSFGQSRLMMEHFEKLIFLKVNLPLIYFQY; the protein is encoded by the coding sequence TTTGTTTCtgataaaataaatgctaaaatagAAGAGGAAGATGATGGAATTCCGAATCACACTTTGGAAAGAGTGGACTTTAAGACTGAACAAGAGGACAGGAAAGCAGCTGGCAGTGGTGATGAACAGGTAGAGATCAGAGAAGCAAGCTACAGCTGTAAGCCCCCGGGGAAGTGTTTCCCTGCCGACCACGAGGACGACTATGGCGCCCTGTTCTCACAGTACAGCAGCACGTTGTACGATGTTGCCATGGAAGCTGTGACGCAGAGCCTCCTGTCCAGCCGCAGCATGAACTCCAGGAAGAAGTCTCCGGCCTGGAAACATTTCTTCATCTCTCCTCGGGACAGCACGAAGGCAGTGTGTGTTTATTGCATGAAAGAGTTCAGCCGCGGCAAAAACGAGAAGGACCTGAGCACGAGCTGTCTCATGCGGCACGTGAGGAGGGCGCACCCCACAGCACTCATTCAGGAGGAAGGCAGTGTGTCTACCCTGGGATCCATCTCCTCCCCTGCACTGGTGTTCCCTCCTCAGCCCACACCCCTTGGAGACCTGGGCACCATACTGTCACCCATCAAACTTGTCCAGAAAATAGCCTCCAAGATCCCATCTTCTGAACAGGTGACAGAACAATCTGGATCTGTCATATCTTCTGAAGAGGTCTCCTCTGATGTGTCCATCTCTGAGAAGTACAGGCAGGAAGAAGCCCTGGTGGAGCCACCCCAAccgctccccactccccagcatgATGACTCTGCAGAGAGTGGGCCAGAGAAGAGCTTTCCACTTCCAAAGAGTACCTCTGGATCCCGAAGGTGGTCTGCAGTCTGGAAGCACTTCTACCTGTCACCTCTGGACAGCTCCAAGGCCGTGTGCATTCACTGCATGAGTGAGTTCAGCAGAGGGAAAAACGGGAAGGACCTGGGTACCAGCTGCCTCATCCGGCACATGTGGCGGGCACACCGTGCCATCGTACTGCAGGAGAAGAGCAGGGGAGCATCCATGCCTCCCCCCTACTCCACGCCACCAACCCTgctgcctgccctcctgcctcctgagaGAGATCCAAACTTGGTGTCCTCATCGCCAGGCAATGAGGTACAAGAGTCCCCCTCGGCATCCTCCTCCCCTGACCAGCTGACTGAGCACCTGCAGGCATGTCTGAAACCTGGAGATTTGCCGATGGAAGATGTATCAGTGTTGTCATCCTCTGATGATGTGGGCGAGGCCTCGTTGGTGTCCTCCCCTGAgaagcagcagggtgatgggtcGAGCCCTCACATGGTTGAGTCTGGTGTTATATTCCAGCAGAATCAAAAGGTGATGAAGAGACTGAAGTCGGAGGTCTGGCATCACTTTTCCCTCGCCCCCATGGACAGTCTGAAGGCGGTGTGCAGACACTGCAGCTGTGTCATCAGTCGAGGAAAGAAGGGTGATGTGGGCACCAGCTGTTTGATGAGACATCTCTACAGGCGCCACCCAGAAGTTGTTGGGAACCAAAAGGGCTTCCTGGGGGCTAGTTTGGCAAACCCTCCATACAACACCTTGGCATCCACAGAAACTTCCTCCAAACTAACTGACCTTCCAGCAGTGGTTACCAAAAGCAGTCCAGTTCTATTTCCCGTTCACAGCAAAAAGACCTCCAAGCTGTGGAATCACTTTTCTGTCTGCTCTGCAGACCCCACTAAAGTCGTGTGCTTGCACTGTGGCCGGACAATAAGCAGGGGCAAGAAGCCAACTAACCTGGGCACCAGCTGTCTTCTGAGGCATTTACAAAGGTTCCACGGCAGTGTGCTGAAGACCGATGTCCCCAAGACCGTGCTGCCCTCTCCTCCAGGCGTCAGCGTGCCCCTGAGCGCAGAACTGTCGGGAGCTTCCTCCTTTGACGACACTGATGAGAAGTTTTATGATTCTCATCCAGTTGCCAAAAAGATAACAAGTCTCATAGCTGAAATGATTGCACTTGACCTTCAGCCATATTCTTTTGTTGATAATGTTGGCTTTAACAGGCTGCTCGAATACTTGAAACCTCAGTACTCTTTGCCCTCCCCTTCCTACTTTTCCAGGACAGCTATCCCCGGAATGTACGATAATGTGAAGCAAATCATTATGTCACACCTTAAGGAGGCTGAGAGTGGTGTGGTCCATTTCACATCTGGAATATGGATGAGTAACCAGACCCGGGAGTACCTGACACTCACTGCTCACTGGGTCACCTTCGAGTCGTCGATCCGACCTCACTGTGAGGATCACCACTGCTCAGCACTGTTAGACGTGTCACAGATTGACTGCGACTATAGCGGCAACAGCATTCAGAAGCAGCTGGAATGTTGGTGGGAGGCCTGGGTGACATCCACTGGCCTTCAGGTTGGCATTACAGTGACTGACAATCCCAGCATAGGAAAGACGCTGAATGAAGGGGAGCACTCCAGCGTGCAGTGCTTCAGTCACACGGTGAACCTCATTGTCAACGAGGCCATTAAAAGCCAGAGAATGGTGCAGAATTTACTCAGCATTGCTCGGAAGCTATGTGAGCGGGTGCTTCGCTCACATGCAGCAAAAGAGAAACTGGCAGAGCTGCAGAAGGAGTATGAATTGCCGCCCCACCACCTTATTCAGGACGTCCCATCCAAATGGAACACGTCGTTTCATATGCTCGAACGGCTCATTGAGCAGAAGAGAGCAATTAACGAGATGTCCATCGAGTGTAATTTCAGAGAACTGATCAGTTGCGACCAGTGGGAGGTCATGAAGTCTGTGTGTCATGCGCTGAAGCCCTTTGATGCTGCGAGTCGGGAGATGAGTAGCCACATGTCTACCCTCAGCCAGGTCATCCCCATGATCCACATTCTGAACAGAAAAATCGAGATGCTGTTTGAGGAGACCATGGGCATCGACACCATGCTGAAGTCTCTAAAGGAAGCCATGGTGAGCCGACTGTCCGCCACCCTCCACGATCCCAGGTACATCTTTGCTACACTGTTGGACCCTCGTTACAAAGCCTCCCTGTTCTCCGAGGAGGAGGCGGAGCAGTACAAGCAGGATTTAATCAGGGAACTAGAAATGCTGAATTCTACCTCAGAGGACATACCTGTCTCCAATGGGTGTCCTCCAGACTCCCCATCGAGAGACTCCAATGGGGATGAAAGCCTGTGGTCCCTCATGGccaagataaaaaagaaaggcCCAAGAGAAAAGATGAAGGTTCCTGAGGCCATGGTGCTTTCttacctggaggaggaggtgctTGAACACAGCTGTGACCCACTTACCTACTGGAACCTAAAGAAGTCTGCCTGGCCAGGACTCTCAGCCTTGGCCGTCAGGTTTTTGGGTTGTCCCCCGAGTATTGTCCCTTCAGAAAGGCTGTTCAGCACACCCACTGAGAACGGTAGCTTTGGCCAGTCCAGGCTCATGATggaacattttgaaaaacttatCTTTTTGAAAGTGAATCTTCCATTAATATATTTTCAGTATTGA